In a genomic window of Mustela nigripes isolate SB6536 chromosome 8, MUSNIG.SB6536, whole genome shotgun sequence:
- the LOC132023810 gene encoding charged multivesicular body protein 4b-like has protein sequence MSRFGKLFGAGRGKTRKGTLTPPDAIQWLWDMMEMQSKKQEFLEMKLEQELTATKKPSTERSPWGLQAPKHRKRYRKQLAQIDGTLSTMEFQREALDNARTNTELLKNMGSAAKATKAAHDNTAIDKVDELKQDIADQQELARELSTAISKPVGYGEGFDEDELMAELEELEQEELDKNLLEVSGPATVPLPNVPSITLPSKPSKKEEKEDDMKELENWVGSI, from the coding sequence ATGTCACGGTTCGGGAAACTGTTTGGAGCAGGAAGGGGTAAGACCAGAAAGGGCACCCTGACCCCTCCGGATGCCATCCAGTGGCTGTGGGACATGATGGAGATGCAAAGTAAAAAGCAGGAATTCCTGGAGATGAAGCTGGAGCAGGAGCTGACCGCCACCAAGAAGCCCAGCACAGAAAGAAGCCCGTGGGGCCTCCAGGCACCGAAGCATAGGAAGAGGTACAGAAAGCAGCTGGCGCAGATCGATGGCACACTATCCACCATGGAGTTTCAGCGGGAGGCCCTGGATAACGCCAGGACCAACACAGAGCTGCTCAAGAACATGGGCTCTGCTGCTAAGGCCACGAAGGCTGCCCACGACAACACGGCCATCGACAAAGTTGATGAGTTAAAGCAGGACATTGCTGACCAGCAAGAACTTGCAAGGGAGCTTTCAACAGCTATTTCAAAACCTGTAGGATATGGAGAAGGGTTTGATGAGGATGAGCTCATGGCAGAATTAGAAGAATTAGAACAGGAAGAACTAGACAAGAATTTGCTGGAAGTCAGCGGACCTGCAACAGTCCCTCTACCAAATGTTCCCTCTATAACCTTACCATCAAAACCcagcaagaaggaagagaaagaggatgaCATGAAGGAATTGGAGAACTGGGTTGGATCCATTTAA